A genomic window from Paenibacillus sp. FSL K6-0276 includes:
- a CDS encoding O-antigen ligase family protein — translation MSENENKLPLPSVNPIQSAGVIGGMMIMGLLLPLMIGFASAKLDYSNSLQGAILSTILFPAFLLALLRPKLLVSYTLLIWAIAPELRRIIDWSQDVYHSVSLLSLAPLLTGATLAIPVLREIHKIQKSSTRIILLFAVALVYGAIIGLTKNGMGSVYDLANYIVPLLLLPYFAVTRFKPKDIDRLLYTFANIAVMVAIYGIIQYLTVPPWDAFWMRHADMLSIGTPYPLEIRVFSTLNSPGPAATFLVFALVPMILEKRWQGTLRWIGVLLVVICLLTTLVRSAWLVLVVMLLMYIGSSPSKGKWKTLIQLVFVASLLFWIVPKLPGAEGLVARVETLSSVKEDQSYNERLSLWQNMLPMVAANPVGEGIGSVGQSTKLGNSGELGEYGNMDNGVIALLLTFGVLGAVFFFGALGTVAKQILTRVTSKDIWQPYARLALAAWTGAVVSLVSDNGFPGLKGYLIWMLIGLGISAREITQSRKKELPHAAVERKIAPH, via the coding sequence ATGAGCGAGAATGAGAACAAGTTGCCGCTCCCATCCGTAAATCCCATCCAGAGCGCTGGAGTCATCGGCGGAATGATGATTATGGGACTGCTTCTTCCACTGATGATTGGCTTCGCCAGTGCGAAGCTGGACTACTCGAACAGTCTGCAGGGTGCCATCCTATCGACCATATTATTCCCGGCTTTTCTTCTAGCACTGCTCAGACCCAAATTGTTGGTTTCTTACACCTTGCTAATTTGGGCGATAGCTCCAGAACTTCGACGTATCATTGATTGGTCACAGGATGTGTACCACTCTGTATCCTTGTTAAGTCTAGCCCCATTGTTAACTGGAGCAACGCTAGCGATTCCGGTACTAAGAGAGATTCATAAGATTCAGAAATCATCTACCCGGATTATTCTGCTCTTCGCAGTAGCGCTGGTCTACGGAGCCATCATTGGACTTACTAAGAATGGGATGGGATCGGTTTACGACTTGGCGAATTATATTGTTCCACTGTTGTTGCTGCCCTACTTTGCGGTTACGCGGTTCAAGCCCAAGGATATAGACCGACTGTTATACACTTTTGCCAATATTGCTGTCATGGTTGCCATTTATGGAATAATTCAATATTTAACCGTTCCACCTTGGGATGCTTTCTGGATGAGGCATGCGGATATGCTGTCCATAGGAACGCCTTATCCACTCGAGATTCGCGTGTTCTCAACGTTGAACTCTCCAGGGCCTGCTGCAACCTTCCTGGTATTCGCGTTAGTTCCTATGATTCTAGAAAAAAGATGGCAGGGAACGCTGCGCTGGATCGGCGTTCTGCTAGTTGTAATCTGTCTTTTGACTACGCTGGTTCGTTCAGCTTGGCTAGTTCTAGTGGTTATGCTGCTCATGTACATTGGCTCATCTCCGTCCAAAGGAAAGTGGAAGACCTTAATTCAGTTGGTATTTGTAGCATCGCTACTATTCTGGATTGTACCTAAACTGCCTGGAGCAGAAGGGTTGGTTGCACGGGTGGAGACACTTTCTTCTGTGAAGGAAGACCAATCTTATAACGAGCGGCTAAGTTTATGGCAGAACATGCTACCAATGGTCGCTGCGAATCCGGTTGGAGAGGGAATAGGCAGTGTAGGGCAGAGCACCAAGCTAGGAAATAGCGGTGAGCTTGGAGAGTACGGAAATATGGATAATGGAGTGATTGCATTATTGCTAACCTTCGGTGTTCTGGGAGCGGTCTTCTTCTTCGGTGCTTTGGGTACTGTCGCCAAACAGATACTTACCAGAGTAACCAGTAAGGATATATGGCAACCGTACGCGCGGCTTGCTCTGGCTGCTTGGACCGGTGCAGTAGTCAGTCTAGTATCAGACAATGGGTTCCCTGGACTCAAGGGATATTTGATCTGGATGTTGATTGGTCTTGGGATTAGTGCAAGAGAGATTACTCAGAGCAGAAAGAAGGAATTACCTCATGCAGCAGTTGAACGCAAAATCGCTCCCCACTAA